In Puniceicoccales bacterium, the following proteins share a genomic window:
- a CDS encoding MFS transporter, with protein sequence MQQADQLTLSRRMFRHDSIRCALQGIVDVEFRTLMLLIAIRQFHMPTEMKALLETIGFSGMLVAPITQKLTCRSGLKITTMCCIFFLIISIAISLSAISNCWQMYFIFSAISRFIYKQPVSITIDIYSQNYTKEERGARLGLSMTFMAISGLVFSEISSALLDKDLANFRVVLAIAAVASLLCGLSFLGIPSKPLPNVNSRKLLENFHLIWKDRLFGCILLCWTLIGIANQMTIPLRVEYLVNKKYGMNLSNQTVACFIVIIPSALRIISSQCWGIIFDRFKFVTMKQLVNLCYLIGVPLFLTTRDTFSIALASVFLGLGYGGGLIAWSLWVTKIAPDNKLSEYMSADTAVVGLRNFISPGIGYFLLTQSSPATVGKISMGMILIGMLGFYFIGRSIRLR encoded by the coding sequence ATGCAACAAGCAGATCAACTAACGCTGTCCAGGCGTATGTTCAGGCATGACTCCATCCGATGCGCACTGCAGGGCATTGTAGATGTAGAGTTTAGGACACTTATGCTTCTCATAGCAATAAGACAATTTCATATGCCCACCGAAATGAAGGCATTGCTCGAAACCATTGGGTTCTCGGGCATGCTTGTGGCACCAATAACACAAAAACTTACCTGCCGATCCGGATTAAAAATCACCACCATGTGCTGTATCTTTTTCCTAATTATATCGATAGCAATATCATTATCGGCCATCTCTAACTGCTGGCAAATGTATTTCATCTTCTCGGCAATCTCCAGATTTATCTATAAGCAACCGGTATCCATAACCATAGACATCTATAGTCAAAATTACACAAAAGAGGAAAGAGGAGCCAGGCTTGGTCTTTCGATGACTTTCATGGCGATTTCTGGCCTGGTCTTTTCAGAAATAAGTAGTGCATTATTAGATAAAGACTTAGCAAACTTCAGAGTGGTACTCGCCATTGCTGCTGTGGCATCATTGCTATGCGGTCTGTCATTTCTCGGCATACCATCAAAACCTTTGCCAAATGTAAATAGCAGAAAATTATTGGAAAATTTTCACCTGATTTGGAAGGACAGGTTATTTGGATGCATCCTGTTGTGCTGGACATTGATAGGTATCGCCAATCAGATGACCATACCATTGCGCGTGGAGTATCTAGTCAATAAAAAATACGGGATGAATCTTTCCAATCAAACCGTGGCATGCTTTATAGTAATCATACCATCTGCTTTGCGAATTATAAGTTCCCAGTGTTGGGGAATAATTTTTGATAGATTCAAATTCGTTACCATGAAGCAATTGGTAAATCTATGCTATCTAATAGGCGTTCCATTGTTTCTAACAACCAGAGACACATTTTCCATTGCTCTGGCCAGTGTTTTCCTCGGCCTAGGCTACGGCGGCGGCCTAATTGCCTGGAGTCTTTGGGTTACTAAGATAGCCCCAGATAATAAGTTAAGTGAATATATGAGTGCTGACACAGCGGTGGTCGGCCTTAGAAATTTCATATCGCCAGGTATTGGATACTTTTTGCTAACCCAGAGCAGTCCAGCCACCGTTGGTAAGATATCCATGGGGATGATTTTGATAGGCATGCTGGGATTTTATTTTATCGGCAGATCAATCAGACTGAGGTGA